The following coding sequences are from one Collimonas arenae window:
- a CDS encoding amino acid ABC transporter substrate-binding protein yields MYMDVFLWPRYSILGTLLLSSWLCSTPAIAGPTLTKIKDTQAITIAYRETTAPFSYLDADKKPVGFTVDLCLKIVEGIRQELKLQQLKVNYLAVTPSSRIAAITGGQADLECGTTTNNAERRKQVAFTVPHFFAGVRMVVRSDSGIKNWIDLRGKEVVTTKGTTTIKLLNDRNKVRALALKLVEGGDHAESFSMLEKRQASAFVMDDVILYGFRASTKRPEEFAIVGDALSVEPYAIMLTKDDAEFKALVDREMANLQNDGDFRKIYDKWFMHSIPAPGKSVNMPMGYLLRDSILFPTDKIED; encoded by the coding sequence ATGTACATGGATGTTTTCCTTTGGCCTAGGTATTCAATTCTTGGGACGCTGCTGTTGAGTTCATGGTTATGCTCGACGCCAGCAATTGCCGGCCCGACCCTAACGAAAATCAAGGACACCCAGGCCATTACGATTGCTTATCGGGAAACGACGGCGCCGTTCTCGTATCTTGACGCGGATAAGAAGCCGGTCGGCTTCACTGTCGATCTTTGTTTGAAAATCGTCGAAGGAATACGGCAGGAACTAAAGCTGCAGCAATTGAAAGTTAACTATCTGGCCGTGACGCCTTCCAGCCGCATAGCAGCGATTACAGGCGGACAGGCCGATCTTGAGTGCGGCACCACTACCAACAACGCCGAACGCCGTAAGCAGGTGGCATTTACCGTGCCGCATTTTTTTGCTGGGGTACGAATGGTGGTTCGCTCGGATTCAGGCATCAAAAACTGGATTGATTTGCGTGGAAAAGAAGTCGTGACGACCAAAGGAACGACGACCATCAAGTTACTGAACGACAGGAACAAGGTCAGGGCGCTGGCCTTGAAATTGGTGGAAGGAGGCGATCATGCCGAGTCGTTCAGCATGCTTGAAAAGCGGCAGGCCTCGGCATTCGTGATGGATGACGTTATCTTGTACGGTTTTCGTGCGAGCACGAAACGTCCAGAAGAATTCGCGATAGTTGGCGATGCGCTCTCGGTGGAACCCTACGCGATCATGCTGACTAAAGACGACGCCGAATTCAAAGCATTGGTCGACCGGGAAATGGCGAATTTGCAGAATGACGGCGATTTTCGAAAGATCTACGATAAATGGTTCATGCATTCCATTCCAGCACCAGGCAAAAGTGTGAATATGCCGATGGGATATTTGCTACGGGATTCCATCCTTTTTCCTACCGACAAAATAGAAGATTGA
- a CDS encoding response regulator transcription factor: MIRILIADDHAIMREGLKQLFALGTEVMVVGEAVNGGQVLDALYAGGIDLVLLDMTMPGVSGVDLIQRIRAHESYPPILVLSMHNELPIARRALAAGASGYLTKDNKPETLMQAIRKVVAGGRFIDPELAEQMVFESSSPDQRPQHELLSDREFHILLLLVRGKSVNQVAEELSISNKTVSTHKARLMQKMKFQNNADLVRYALAYNLIE; the protein is encoded by the coding sequence ATGATACGAATACTGATCGCGGACGATCACGCAATCATGCGTGAGGGATTGAAACAATTATTTGCGCTTGGCACGGAGGTGATGGTGGTGGGAGAAGCTGTCAACGGCGGGCAGGTGCTCGATGCATTGTATGCCGGCGGTATCGACCTGGTGCTGCTCGACATGACCATGCCCGGCGTCAGTGGCGTCGATCTTATTCAGCGCATCCGCGCACATGAATCCTATCCGCCGATCCTGGTTCTCAGTATGCACAATGAATTGCCGATTGCACGCCGAGCGTTGGCAGCCGGCGCATCCGGCTACCTTACCAAGGACAACAAACCGGAAACATTGATGCAAGCCATCCGCAAAGTGGTTGCGGGAGGACGTTTCATCGATCCTGAATTGGCCGAACAAATGGTTTTTGAATCAAGCAGCCCGGATCAGCGCCCGCAGCATGAACTTCTTTCCGATCGGGAGTTCCATATCCTGCTCTTGCTGGTGCGCGGGAAAAGCGTCAATCAGGTTGCCGAAGAATTATCGATCAGCAACAAGACTGTCAGCACCCACAAGGCGCGATTGATGCAAAAAATGAAATTCCAGAACAATGCTGATCTAGTACGCTACGCACTTGCCTACAATCTGATCGAGTAA
- a CDS encoding sensor histidine kinase: MVEDAQGNIWAGSLSGLLVRRERGAKAYVKIAGLSSINNLFFDQSGQLWIATNVGIYIVRQPESNPAPIKVAGMEFSLENINAYQGCQDQAGVLWFVTDKGLLRFDGTHWRKSKPKPATQIFQHSAIACAHNGTLWLGDETGTVWSANEQDGALKINDVTPSLLLDQSVTALFEDSRGWLWVSTDAGIGVWNHKQWRFFNQESGLVWNDTDLNSFYEDSDGSMWVATSGGASHILRPESLFAPLQLDVLVESIARDGETVAHGQPVRLPWSSSPLNFKLAALSYQNRETLNFRYRMQGLEADWSKTSVPEVRYAALPPGRYRFQVAADNPAMQAYSPTAEVEVVILSPWWSTRTFYVVCGLLSLMLLYLMHRYRVRRLVARQRLKELQARERAYELEASREEERKRLTREIHDELGQHLSALRMGVSVVGLEFGAKNPSLQGKIERMVTLVDGTIKVVRNVVASLRPSALDMGIVSALEWLAQEFRDNTGIPCSLDVREENIVLDDTRATTIFRIAQESLTNISRHAQASQVEISLNRKEQYYLLEVRDNGRGFDTSVQKRNRSA, translated from the coding sequence ATGGTTGAAGACGCGCAAGGCAATATCTGGGCCGGTTCGCTCTCGGGACTCCTGGTACGCCGTGAGCGCGGCGCCAAAGCGTATGTCAAGATCGCAGGGCTGTCGTCGATCAATAATTTGTTTTTCGATCAGTCCGGACAACTCTGGATTGCTACCAACGTCGGCATTTACATTGTCAGGCAACCTGAATCGAATCCGGCTCCGATAAAAGTAGCCGGTATGGAATTTTCTTTGGAGAATATCAATGCGTACCAGGGGTGTCAGGATCAGGCCGGAGTTCTGTGGTTTGTCACCGATAAGGGATTGCTGCGTTTTGACGGCACACATTGGCGCAAATCGAAGCCCAAGCCGGCCACGCAAATCTTTCAGCACAGCGCTATTGCCTGTGCCCATAATGGAACATTGTGGTTAGGTGATGAAACGGGGACTGTCTGGAGTGCAAACGAACAGGATGGGGCGCTGAAAATAAACGATGTTACGCCTTCGTTGCTACTGGATCAGTCGGTGACGGCGTTGTTTGAAGACAGCCGTGGCTGGTTGTGGGTATCTACGGACGCCGGAATCGGTGTATGGAATCACAAGCAATGGCGTTTTTTCAACCAGGAAAGTGGGCTGGTGTGGAACGACACCGACCTGAACTCCTTTTATGAAGATAGCGACGGCTCGATGTGGGTAGCAACCAGCGGCGGCGCGTCTCATATTCTGCGGCCGGAATCGCTGTTCGCGCCATTGCAGCTGGATGTGCTGGTGGAAAGCATCGCACGCGATGGTGAAACCGTTGCTCACGGCCAGCCTGTTCGCCTGCCTTGGAGCTCCAGTCCGCTCAATTTCAAACTGGCCGCATTGTCTTACCAGAACCGTGAGACCCTGAATTTTCGTTACCGGATGCAAGGCCTGGAAGCTGACTGGTCGAAGACAAGCGTCCCGGAGGTGCGATATGCAGCTTTGCCTCCAGGCCGTTATCGTTTCCAAGTGGCAGCTGATAATCCTGCCATGCAGGCTTATTCGCCGACGGCGGAAGTCGAGGTTGTGATTCTGTCGCCATGGTGGTCAACCAGGACTTTCTACGTCGTTTGTGGCTTGTTATCACTGATGCTGCTGTACTTGATGCATCGATACCGGGTCCGCAGGCTGGTCGCCCGCCAGCGGCTCAAGGAACTGCAGGCGCGAGAACGCGCTTATGAGCTGGAAGCGTCGCGGGAAGAAGAGCGCAAGCGCCTGACGCGTGAAATACACGATGAACTGGGACAACACCTGTCGGCGCTGCGCATGGGGGTGTCGGTGGTGGGACTGGAGTTCGGCGCGAAGAATCCCTCGTTACAAGGAAAAATAGAACGCATGGTGACGTTGGTGGATGGCACCATCAAGGTGGTGCGCAATGTCGTCGCATCGCTGCGTCCGTCAGCGCTGGACATGGGGATCGTGTCAGCGCTGGAGTGGCTGGCTCAGGAGTTCAGAGACAATACCGGCATTCCGTGCAGCCTGGATGTGCGTGAAGAAAACATCGTCCTGGATGACACGCGGGCGACTACCATTTTCCGCATCGCGCAGGAATCGTTGACCAATATCAGCCGACATGCGCAAGCGAGCCAGGTAGAAATCAGTCTGAATAGAAAGGAACAGTATTACCTGTTGGAGGTGCGCGACAACGGCAGGGGATTTGATACCAGCGTGCAAAAAAGAAATCGTTCGGCCTGA
- a CDS encoding ligand-binding sensor domain-containing protein produces MMSLRWRRRLIVMLWLIFLPPAAICQQLPLRYYSQSDGLTNMAVNALAQEPGGYLWIGTQNGLFRYDGARFQRFELRQGLPTPFVSTLHVDGSGRLWVGTSEGLYLWQGQRFVSMQFQNVQFKFYQGQTFATLGPHRLLVISGDRLWLVQSRDQGHSWQAHEFSRRDNYRFIPRCKHFSVSMSARTEICGWDASARCAITNKGSCRYWGRKAVCPQAKIGAPFFMIGKTCSGCVAITRCLYCRLAAMSSRTVRQTRTGSRRRMEFHFWPQTPPAGFLAGTTKASSAGTASAGNPSASPAD; encoded by the coding sequence ATGATGAGTTTGCGCTGGCGTCGTCGACTGATCGTAATGCTGTGGTTGATTTTCCTGCCGCCGGCCGCGATTTGCCAGCAGCTGCCATTGCGTTATTACAGCCAGTCGGATGGTTTGACAAACATGGCCGTCAATGCCCTGGCGCAGGAGCCTGGCGGCTATTTGTGGATTGGCACCCAGAACGGTTTGTTCCGCTACGATGGCGCGCGGTTCCAGCGTTTTGAACTGCGCCAAGGCTTGCCCACTCCTTTTGTCAGTACATTGCATGTGGATGGCAGCGGCCGGCTATGGGTCGGCACCAGCGAAGGTTTGTACTTATGGCAGGGACAGCGTTTCGTGTCCATGCAATTTCAAAATGTCCAGTTCAAGTTCTACCAAGGACAGACCTTCGCCACCCTAGGGCCGCACCGCCTGCTGGTAATCAGCGGGGATCGCTTGTGGCTGGTGCAATCCAGGGATCAAGGGCATTCCTGGCAGGCGCATGAATTTTCGAGGCGGGACAACTATCGCTTCATCCCGAGATGCAAACACTTTTCAGTATCCATGTCGGCCCGCACGGAGATTTGTGGATGGGATGCGAGCGCACGCTGTGCCATTACGAACAAGGGAAGCTGTCGATACTGGGGAAGGAAAGCGGTTTGCCCGCAGGCGAAAATTGGCGCTCCATTCTTCATGATCGGCAAGACATGCTCTGGGTGCGTAGCGATCACAAGGTGTTTGTATTGCCGGCTGGCGGCCATGTCTTCCAGGACCGTTCGCCAGACCAGAACCGGCAGCAGAAGGCGAATGGAATTCCATTTCTGGCCGCAGACGCCGCCGGCAGGATTTTTAGCCGGCACGACGAAGGCATCCTCCGCTGGAACGGCAAGCGCTGGGAATCCTTCGGCGAGTCCAGCGGACTGA
- a CDS encoding WD40/YVTN/BNR-like repeat-containing protein encodes MAWNNPAYIAAVGTFATSKGAYSTDSGITWRNFPTLPPSASASGDESKVVVTADGSNVIWAITGQVPYYTTNNGNSWTATNLPPPAVAYHIAADRKNPLKVYAYEHGGNWWYPANSGKFYYSKDGGHTFTASSQTWNPNGNGMTDLAVNPFTEGDVWLADANNLWHSVDSGVTWKKLTAMATVGAEFTNVHGAIKVALGVPAAGSSYSSTVYLVGTINGKDAVYRSDDQGITWIRIDDDNHRYGGVARIVADTSVYGRVFLAGRGIDYNY; translated from the coding sequence ATGGCCTGGAATAATCCGGCCTACATTGCGGCCGTAGGTACTTTTGCTACGTCCAAAGGAGCATATTCAACCGACTCCGGCATCACCTGGAGGAACTTCCCGACCTTGCCTCCGTCCGCATCGGCTTCTGGAGATGAATCCAAAGTGGTGGTAACGGCTGATGGTTCCAATGTGATCTGGGCGATCACGGGTCAGGTTCCTTACTACACCACCAATAATGGGAACAGCTGGACGGCAACTAATCTTCCGCCTCCGGCAGTGGCTTATCACATTGCCGCCGACCGAAAAAATCCGCTCAAGGTCTATGCCTACGAACACGGCGGAAACTGGTGGTATCCCGCAAATTCTGGGAAGTTCTACTACTCAAAGGATGGAGGGCACACCTTCACCGCCAGTTCGCAAACCTGGAACCCTAACGGCAACGGCATGACCGATCTGGCCGTAAATCCTTTCACCGAGGGCGATGTCTGGCTGGCGGATGCGAACAATCTGTGGCATTCCGTTGACTCCGGGGTCACATGGAAGAAGCTGACGGCAATGGCAACCGTGGGAGCGGAATTCACGAATGTGCATGGTGCCATCAAGGTCGCTCTGGGGGTGCCTGCCGCGGGTTCCAGCTACTCGTCGACTGTCTATCTCGTTGGCACGATCAATGGGAAGGATGCGGTTTATCGGTCCGACGATCAGGGTATCACCTGGATCCGTATCGACGACGATAATCACCGGTATGGCGGTGTTGCGCGGATCGTGGCTGATACCAGCGTCTATGGCCGGGTGTTCCTGGCTGGTCGGGGAATTGACTACAACTACTGA
- a CDS encoding discoidin domain-containing protein, protein MGDSPTVRVFSHPGAPLTLSDLKALKAYVDQGRQPWKSAYDLLAKDGKAQLTYGMAGPFAKVSRAPNENLWPWRNDMVAIWNLSRMWYFTQDDRYAKKAREILMAWATTQTEFSGRESMLDLGDYAYLFVGGADILRGTWSGWTEADTATVKKYFKNVLIPASNPYGESQFGAANKGALALAALGLMAIYNDDAEALDKVVYQTRTLAHIGLRNSNDIGMLGDYLRDQGHAYGQLKSLTMLAEALWKQGIDIYSDLDDRLLVAGEYFARVNELVPTTALPFGTTDRYYLTDITGHGWNGANGGNIALNQIYGAYVLRKGLQAPFIAQRRLWMPVDGDSFMFLKDSDTSKATPGSKLPLPSTTSITSGFSSADIGGATPAGTATYSGGKWTVEGGGADIWAANDSCHFTYKAITGNGAIIAKVESIQNTSLSAKAGVMMRTSLEQGAPRAWMAITNKNQAEQNMPKLAVYGGTNYGNKAFDIASSTPSYWVKLERIGNIITGYVSPDGTNWAATDVGRIDAPVPDTIYVGLVVSSAANGTLNSSTFSNVQITGGDGGAPIATPAAPAMLLASPGDGAVPLHWQPSFGATSYTVKRSTFSGGPSSTIASGVSGSSYTDKSVINGTTYYYTVTATNSAGTSGNSPADSATPVRPMVYVATGGTANDSANNPTNARSAFDQNSATQWFYSGVSGWLQYDLGRAEIVQRYTVISSNDKVARDPKNWQFQGSNDGINWTTLDTQSNQAFAERFQLKNYAVASPASYRYYRLNITANNGDSTFTDLAEFGLFASKP, encoded by the coding sequence GTGGGAGATTCCCCAACGGTCCGCGTTTTCTCGCATCCAGGCGCTCCACTTACCCTATCGGATCTCAAGGCTCTCAAGGCGTACGTCGACCAAGGCAGGCAGCCGTGGAAGTCTGCCTACGACCTGTTGGCGAAGGATGGCAAGGCCCAGCTCACCTACGGCATGGCTGGTCCGTTCGCGAAAGTGAGTCGCGCCCCCAACGAGAATCTCTGGCCTTGGCGCAACGACATGGTCGCGATCTGGAATCTCTCGCGGATGTGGTATTTCACCCAGGACGATCGATACGCGAAGAAGGCGCGCGAGATCCTGATGGCGTGGGCCACCACCCAGACTGAGTTCTCGGGTCGCGAGTCGATGCTCGATCTGGGCGACTATGCTTATCTGTTCGTGGGCGGCGCGGACATCCTGCGCGGCACATGGTCGGGCTGGACGGAGGCCGACACGGCGACCGTTAAGAAGTACTTCAAAAATGTCCTGATACCAGCATCGAACCCCTACGGAGAAAGCCAGTTCGGCGCTGCCAACAAAGGCGCACTGGCCCTCGCCGCTCTTGGACTGATGGCGATCTACAACGACGACGCCGAGGCGCTGGACAAGGTCGTTTATCAGACCCGCACGCTCGCCCATATTGGACTGCGCAATTCCAACGACATCGGCATGCTAGGCGACTACCTCCGCGACCAAGGGCACGCCTATGGGCAGCTCAAGTCGCTGACCATGCTCGCCGAGGCGCTCTGGAAACAAGGTATCGACATCTATTCTGATCTTGACGACCGCCTGCTGGTGGCAGGCGAATATTTCGCGAGGGTGAACGAGCTCGTCCCAACGACAGCCTTACCTTTCGGCACCACCGATCGCTACTACCTCACCGACATCACCGGGCACGGCTGGAACGGTGCCAATGGCGGGAACATAGCGCTCAATCAGATTTATGGCGCCTACGTCCTCCGCAAGGGCCTCCAGGCACCCTTCATCGCGCAGAGACGCCTCTGGATGCCGGTGGACGGCGACAGCTTCATGTTCCTCAAGGACTCCGACACCTCGAAGGCGACGCCCGGGTCGAAGCTTCCCCTCCCCTCGACCACCTCGATCACCTCTGGATTCAGTAGTGCTGATATCGGAGGTGCCACCCCGGCCGGCACGGCCACTTACTCCGGCGGCAAGTGGACCGTGGAGGGAGGTGGCGCCGATATCTGGGCCGCAAACGACAGTTGCCACTTCACCTACAAGGCCATCACCGGCAACGGCGCCATCATTGCGAAAGTCGAGTCAATCCAGAACACCAGCCTGTCCGCAAAGGCTGGCGTGATGATGCGCACCAGCCTTGAGCAAGGGGCTCCCCGCGCCTGGATGGCCATCACCAACAAAAACCAGGCCGAACAGAATATGCCGAAGCTCGCGGTGTATGGTGGGACAAACTACGGGAACAAAGCCTTCGATATCGCCAGTTCCACGCCCTCGTACTGGGTGAAGCTCGAGCGCATCGGGAACATCATCACCGGCTACGTTTCTCCCGATGGCACCAACTGGGCCGCCACCGATGTCGGCCGCATCGACGCCCCCGTTCCCGACACGATCTATGTCGGTCTTGTGGTCTCCTCAGCCGCCAATGGCACCCTGAACAGCTCCACCTTCAGCAACGTCCAGATCACCGGCGGCGACGGCGGTGCACCGATCGCCACCCCCGCGGCGCCCGCCATGCTGCTCGCCTCGCCTGGCGATGGCGCCGTCCCGCTGCACTGGCAGCCTTCCTTTGGCGCCACCAGCTACACGGTCAAACGCTCCACCTTCAGCGGTGGACCATCCTCAACCATCGCGTCGGGTGTCAGCGGCAGCAGTTACACGGACAAGTCGGTGATCAACGGCACGACCTACTACTACACCGTCACGGCAACTAACTCCGCAGGCACGAGCGGTAATTCTCCCGCGGACAGCGCCACACCGGTTCGTCCGATGGTGTACGTCGCCACGGGCGGCACCGCCAACGACAGTGCGAACAACCCGACCAACGCCAGAAGCGCCTTCGACCAAAACTCGGCGACGCAATGGTTCTACTCGGGCGTCAGCGGCTGGCTGCAGTATGACCTCGGCCGCGCGGAGATCGTCCAACGCTATACAGTCATCAGCTCCAACGACAAGGTCGCGCGCGATCCAAAGAACTGGCAGTTCCAGGGCTCCAACGACGGCATTAACTGGACGACGCTCGACACGCAAAGCAACCAGGCGTTCGCCGAACGCTTCCAGCTGAAAAACTACGCGGTCGCAAGCCCGGCCTCCTATCGCTACTACCGGCTCAACATCACGGCCAATAATGGCGACAGCACATTTACGGATCTCGCAGAATTTGGGCTGTTCGCCTCCAAACCGTAG
- a CDS encoding substrate-binding domain-containing protein, whose amino-acid sequence MKQILSRLFALSLLSLALWSGATQADEINVMNSGGFTAAYKALQPKFEAATGHTLVTAWGPSMGKAPEAIPNRLERGEPADVVIMVGYALGDLIKQGKVMADSRVDLADSRIGVAIKAGSTKPDIRTVEELKSALLHAKSIAYSDSASGVYIERELFKKLGIEEQVKPKAHMIQKIPVATLVASGEYELGFQQVSEILPVKGIEFVGKIPEQVQSITTFSAGIPVGAKHPDAARALIRYLASPEARADVSNSGLDPK is encoded by the coding sequence GCTTGCTCAGCCTTGCCTTGTGGTCCGGTGCGACGCAAGCGGATGAAATCAATGTGATGAATTCGGGCGGCTTTACCGCCGCCTATAAAGCATTACAGCCAAAATTTGAAGCGGCTACAGGTCACACGTTGGTAACCGCTTGGGGGCCGTCAATGGGCAAGGCGCCGGAAGCCATTCCCAACCGCCTGGAGCGGGGCGAGCCGGCCGACGTCGTCATCATGGTCGGCTATGCCTTGGGCGATCTGATCAAGCAGGGCAAGGTGATGGCCGACAGTCGCGTCGACCTGGCCGATTCCCGTATCGGCGTGGCGATCAAGGCTGGCAGCACAAAGCCGGACATTCGCACGGTGGAGGAGTTGAAGTCGGCCCTACTGCATGCGAAATCGATCGCCTACTCCGATAGTGCAAGCGGTGTCTACATTGAACGCGAGCTGTTCAAGAAACTGGGCATTGAAGAGCAGGTTAAGCCCAAAGCGCACATGATTCAGAAAATCCCGGTCGCAACGCTGGTGGCCAGCGGCGAATACGAACTGGGCTTTCAGCAGGTAAGCGAAATTCTGCCAGTGAAGGGCATTGAGTTTGTCGGCAAGATTCCAGAGCAGGTGCAAAGCATCACCACCTTCTCAGCCGGCATTCCCGTTGGCGCCAAGCATCCGGATGCCGCTCGTGCACTGATCCGCTACCTGGCGTCGCCCGAGGCGCGCGCAGATGTGAGCAATAGCGGACTGGATCCGAAGTAG